AGGGGTCGTGCGACCCTTTCCCCCGTCACCTAAACCACTCCCTTGGGATATATTACGCGTTTAACGCCGTAGAGATGGCTGCTAGGAGCTTCTTGGTGCTCTGCCCGTCTAGGTTTTCCGGTATTGGTTTAACCGTTTCCAGGAATCCCGGCCCCGAAGGGTTTACGCCGGCCTTAACCCCTATGTTCGCCAGTGCGCTGTAGAGCCGCATCGCGTAAGCCATTACGTCCACCGGGTTGCTGGCCGACTCGATCTCCGGCAGGTGCCTCCTAAACGCCTCGACGAGCTTGGGATGTAGCGCTTTCCCGTTCTCCTCTAGGAACTCCTTTAACGCTTCGTGCAGCGTATTGGCGAAGAGCAAGCATAACTGCTCAGCTACTAAGCGTTCACGCTTGAAGAAGGCCGTAAGCGACGGCTGCACTACGGTCCCTCCCCGATCCTCACCATTTTCTCCTCGTACTCGCTCCATAGTAGTAGCTGCTTGTCGTAGTGGTACTTGCGCCTACACTCCTCACATATTATGCCCCATAAGTATCCGTCCAGTACTAGTAGCATTATCATCGGCGTGAATATCGGATTGCCGCATACGTCGCATAGAACCACGCCGTCCGGTATGGCTAAGATCTCTGGTACTTGATATGAATGGAGCGAGTGGATGGCGGCTTCAAGATCCGGGTATAAGTCTAACCTAGACTTCATAAGGCATAACCATTCCTCGGCAACCAGTTAGTAAGTCATATTTATACGTCTATGGTTGGATTTCGATACGTAGGTGCAAGTTTTTCAGGCTCGATGTATTCGCCATTCAATCTTCCTAGATTGAACTACCCGTAAAAGCTCTTTAAGCTGTTCATCGGTAAGCGGGGCTTTAATCCGTTGGGCTTGAGCAAGCTGCATGAGGTGTAGCTCAATACGCTCCGCTAAATCAGGCCTCACAATTTTAACGTTAATGAGCCTACTTCTAGCCTCAGGCGTTAGGATGCTTCTAAGTACGTTCTCTTTAACCTCTTCAAAACGTCTACGCTCCTCCTCTCTTCTACGGGCTTCCTCGATTTGACGTTGATACTCTAAAAGCCTCCTACGCCGTATCTCCTCAAGCTCCTCATTGTACTCCTCACTCAACAGCAGACACCTCGCCGTATAGGATGACGCTACCCACGTCGAACCCCCACGTCAATGTTATAGGTACTTTTTCAGCTCCGGCACCTGTCTTTGAACCTCTTTAAACACTTTTTTCGCTATCTGGTCAAGTAATGACATCCCCTTCGGTGATAACCTCCTCCCTCTATTACCGTCCTTCACCACGAAGCCAACGCCTTCAAGTTGCTGTAGAGCTCTCCTAATTATTGAACGACTTCCACGTCTAAAATGCTCCCTACCCTTTGCTCCTACACGCATCCGCCCTCCAAACGCCGTGGACAATCTAACTACACCAACCGGTCTACCGGATAAATATAGCTTCCTTAATATCGCAGCACACCTTATGTACCACCAATTTGGGTTTTGAGGCAACCTTTCCTTATGCACTCCAGTCTTAACAACTAAAGCCCAAGGTGGGGGTTTAATCTCGGGCACATTATTCTTTAAATGATTAGCTAAACTCTCTATAAGTTGCTGAGGTGGACACGCTTTAACGATGGACATCCTGACCCCTACTACTTTAATTCACGCTTTTACAAGCATATCTCTGATCCTTATAAACTGATACCCCTTATAGAGGCTTATGATATAACCTTTCGCGTCTGCCATATTAGCTTTAACCACGTCCCTCGGAAATCTAGCAAAAACCTCCCATTCCTAACCCTAGTCGAAGTTAAAGCTGATTTAAGGAATCGAACTTTCACTCTTCGCCCTTCCTTAAGACGTTAGCCCTACTACTTTAACAGAACCATCTACTTAAATAACCTAGAGGCGAAAGACATGCTCATCAGAAAGAGAACCCTCTATCAGCTATTTTGTATGGTGTATACGCAGGTATTTGAAGGCTTAAGCCTTAAGGCTACGTCAAGAACTTTGAAGACAAAAGCTCCAAATATCTATCCCGTATTTATCTTATTTTGTTTGCTTTTGAGTAATACACTTCATTATTTCTTCTTTAAACTTCTTTTTTAACATTTAAGTAGGCATTGATTAGATCCTCGTAGCCTCTTCAGGCAACTTCGCAATATCCTTGAAGAAGCCAGTATACTAGGAGGACGTTGAATCGTTGTACGTTGAAGTCAACGCGATCTACAAAGAGATGCTAATCGAAAGTAAACGCCTCACGGAGGCGCTACACAGGAAGTAGCAGAAGTTCAAAAGGTTGTGGAAGGCGGGACACAGTGGTTAGAAGCAATATGAGGAAGAAAGGGCTCGGCTTAAGGCTAATTAATGCGGTCTTCAAACCTTACTTAAGGTTTATGAGCCCTCGATTTAGCCCTCTTCTTAACGTGATAGGGTATCCTAGTAATCTTTCCACACTCAAAACATGTGATGACCACGTGCGGCGACCTACGTTTAGCGAGGCGTATCCTAGCATTAACGCCAGGGCGTAGGAACTTACCACACTTATGACAAAAACGCCTTCTAAGGTATCGAGGTATTCTAACTCTACATCGCATCGCGATCCGTCGTGCCAACTCGACGTATCTATGTGCCAACTCAGGCTTAACGTGAAACATAGAGTCAGCCATCTCGAATAGGATGCGTATACGCTGCTTCGCTATGTCTTTAGCCTCCCACTTAGTCCTTCGCAACAACTAACCTCCGTATAGGAGTATAGCTAAAATCTAAGGTATTAGAATTTCTACCGGAGAGGTTGGCTTGTTAACGTTAATAATCGCTGAAGCAGCTTTAGAGCTAGTACCCCCAACTCTTTGGAAATACGCAGCCGTGAGAAGGTCTGCGGAAAGAAGGGGTAAACCTCCATCTGAGATATTGTTAGATAGGTCGTTGCATCACGTAGCTATGAGGCTTCTCTCAAAGAATGAGAAGCGCGGAAGACCGGACATAGTGCATTTTAACCTACTACTAGCCCTCTCCTCTCCTTTAAACAAGCAGGGGCTACTAAAAGTATTTATTCATACCTTTAACGATAAAGTAATAACTGTAGACCCCCATGTAAGGATACCGAGGAACTATAATAGATTCGTAGGATTAATGGAGCAATTATTATTAAAAGGTAGAGTACCACCCGAAGGAGAACCATTACTAACCGTAAAGAACCAGACTCTAAGGGAGTTAATTAACGATATAAACCCGTCAAGTGTAACCATACTACGAGAAAAAGGTACATTGACAACACCATGGCGGTTAGCCGACGAACTATCAAATCAGCGAACGCCAGCAATAATAGTAGGAGGTTTCCCTCGCGGCGACTTCGAGGAAGAAAACCTGAAAATTGAAGCGGCAAGTGCCTCCATATACCCACAACCCTTAGATTCATGGACCGTTGTATCAGTGATACTCAACGCTTTTGAGCGAGAATGGAGAACTTACGAAGAAGCCCAGAAACCTGAAAATATCTCTAATGCCGAAAAACATTGACTTCGCCGTCAAACCCTTAATACGCCTCGTAAAAATGTGGATATGTGATGTGCAAATAGGTTTAATAACACTGTTACCGAATCGATGGACCTAAGTTTAAACGTTTACCATGAACCAATTAAGGAAAACGGTTAAGGCCCTTTATCTAGTGAAGGGCCGAGGGCGGGATTTGAACCCGCGATCCCCGGCTCCACAGGCCGGTGTGTTCCCAGGCTACACCACCTCGGCCACTACAACCGGGCGACACACGATGCCAAAACACTATTCCCTTAAAGTCGTTTAAAAATTTGGTGGGCCGGCCAGGATTCGAACCTGGGACCAGCCGCGTTCCGCGTTCCTCTCACTCGTCAGGCGGCTATCCTAACCAGCTAGACGACCGGCCCTCGGGGTAGACTAACTATTTCACCCATCTTCAACTACCAAACCCTGAACTGGGTTATAAGATTTACGTAATATAAACTTATTTTATCTCGATTGTTTCCAACTTTATTTCAAAGGCTAACCTAGCTTGTGTTCGCCAAACATCCATGTTTCAACGACTTCCTTTATAATTACTCGAAAAACACCCTAGCCCTCTGTAGAGGCTAAAATTTAAAATATTATGCGTTACTTCATACTTTTTCTCGGTTCAGGCCTTTAAAGGAGACCTCTAAAAATTTAGCAAAACATACGTTGTAAAGAGCTTGCCTTAGCATCACTTTAAATAGGTTCGCATAAATTCTCGATTAACTTCTCCTTCTCATTTATAAGCATAATCAGTTTGTTCGTCGCTTCCCTGTAAGGCTCAACAACTTTGCTTATAGCATAGTCCAAAAAACTCGTGCTTCAAAGGCTCTAAAGCCTTAACGTAAACTTTAATTCTTTCTTCTATATCCTCCATGCTTTTGGATTGTTGAAAATTAGACTTATACCCATCGAAGGGCGTTGTACCATTTGGAAAAATAACTTTAAAAAATATTTAAGAGATTCTGATTTTGTTTGCTGATACGTAGAAGTTCTATTAATGAACCCGTCTCAAAACTCCACTCTTTTAACTTGACTGGTCAACCTCTTGTTAAGAGTTTTGAGATGACTTCAATGTTAAAAGGTTTTTAATAACCGCGCTTCATTTGGGTAAGGGTCTAAAGAAACTTTATCGTTCTTGTAAATTTCTTCCCTAAAACTTATAAGCGCAACTTCTAATTCTTCCTAAGCTTCTCTATAGGCTTCAAGAACCCCATGAGTAAAAAATGGATAAGCTAAGGAATAAGGTTTATGGAATAAATTTCCGTTAGTATAAGTTATAAATGAAGTTCATTAATGGTATTTTAGGATGGAAGATGGTTGAGGGAATACCATGGCCTTTCAGCAGGCTTTACGATAGGTACGTTAATCGAATTTTCGTTAATTGGTTTAGACGCATAGCGCAGGAGATAATGTGTAGAGAAATATCAGGAACAATTCTTGATATAGGTACTGGTCCTGGGCGTCTGCCAATAGAGATAGCTAAGCAAGTAGCCAACGTTAAGGTTTTTGGTATTGACGTATCTGAGGACATGATAAGAATAGCGAAAAGGAATGCGGAAAAAGAAGGAGTCGCTGACAAAGTTGAGTTCAAGGTAGGAAGCGTCTACAACACTGGTTTCGAAGATAATTCCGTAAACCTTGTCCTTAGCACAGGATTGATCCACCATTTAAAAGAACCGAGTAAGGCTTTCGATGAGGTATACAGAATCCTTAAGTNNNNNNNNNNNNNNNNNNNNNNNNNNNNNNNNNNNNNNNNNNNNNNNNNNNNNNNNNNNNNNNNNNNNNNNNNNNNNNNNNNNNNNNNNNNNNNNNNNNCAAGGTAGGAAGCGTCTACAACACTGGTTTCGAAGATAATTCCGTAAACCTTGTCCTTAGCACAGGATTGATCCACCATTTAAAAGAACCGAGTAAGGCTTTCGATGAGGTATACAGAATCCTTAAGCGTGGAGGGGAAGCCTGGATGTACGATGGAAGGAAGGACGCTACAAAAGCGGAGCTTGAAGAGACGATTCGAAGCTGGGGCATAGAAGAAAGTCTTCTGTTACCATTATGGATTATGGAGAGAATTTGGCCCTATATGCATATAGGCTATAAAACTGATGTTTACACTTCAGGTAAAGTTGGAAAGGCTATTAAGGAGAGCATGTTTAAAAATTATGACCTCAAAATGGAGGGTGCTTACGTAAGAATTACGCTAAAGAAAACTTAAACTCTTATCGGAATCATCGGCAATCCATACACCCGTAACCTATTTTCCTTAAGCGTAGAAAATCTAAACCATGAACTCTCAGATTCTTATTAACTCAGAAGTGCTTAGCCAATAATATTTGCCAGAAAAACTTTTGCATAGAGAAAAGGAAAAAGCAGATTCATCAAATAACCTCAAGAATTTCATAAACACTTTTATCTGCGGGCTACCTGGTTCAGGAAAGGCGACTTTAGTTAAGCATGTAATTAAAAACCTCAACAAGAAAGTCATTGTTACCTATATTGATTGTCCAGTTTACCAGACTGCCTATAGCGTATTAAAAGAAATTCTTCCAAAAAGTGAGTTTGCCCTCTGCAGAAGCAATTACGAGCTGATTAAAGAACTTTTAAAATATGCTAGGGAAAGAAGGTTTGCTATATGCTTTGATAATTTTGAAAAATTAAAGGAAAAATAACCGGTTTGTTAAGAAAGTGAAGAAGATAATTAAAGACCTAGTATTGGAGAAAATTTTAAGGGAGTTTAAACCTATTAGAAGAAGAACTTGCAATCGACGAGCAACCCATTTATTCTCTACGCTTAAGAAAAATCGATTATGCCTAATGGAATTATTGCTGACAAAGAAGTTTTAGAAGGGGATTATATTCCTGAAAGCATTCCATGCCGAGAGCCTCAGAAAAAGAATTGGCATTTTGCTTATCTCCAGTTGAGAAGGGAAGGAAGCCTTTCGACTGCCTATGTTATGGAAAACCTGGAACAGGTAAGACGGCCTTAGTCAAGTAGTTCTTCGTCAAATTAATGAAAATACGAACGCTTTAGCTTTTTACGTTAATTGTTAGGAGAACAAGACTTTGAATCAAGCTCTAAATGAACTTCTTAAGCAGGCTCAATTGCCGATAGTTGAGGCAAGTCATTCGGTTAAGCTTAATGGATTAAGAAACAGAATTAAAGGCAAAGCACGCGTTATCGCCTTGGATGAAATCGATAAGCTCGATGGAAGAGAACTAAACGACGTCCTTTACTTGCTTAAGGAAATTGGAAAAGTCGGTTTAATATTCATATCAAACACGAGAAAATACTTGCTCAACTTGGACCCAAGGGTTGATTCGAAGCTGGGCTTCAACTCTATAAATTTTCCTCCATATTCAAATGAAGAGATAATGATTATTCTTAAGCATTTCCCGTGCCCCTTACCTGAGTAAAATTTTTAATAAAAATGCGCACTTCACTAAATCAACGCCCCGGTAGTATAGCCAGGTTAAGTATAGCGGCCTTTCGAGCCGTTGACCCGGGTTCAAATCCCGGCCGGGGCATACCTAGTAATTGAGACCTTACGGTTATTGCATTTACGCCAGCCCTTCAGGTGATGATTAACATATAGGTAAGACCTCTTTAAACACCTCCAACAAATCACTTTGGAAAAAGAGGATTAACCTAATAATAGGTGCGGCCGCCGGGATTTGAACCCGGGTAAGTGGCTCGGGAGGCCACTGTCCTAGACCAGGCTAGACCACGGCCGCCCCTTCATACATATAACGTACTGTATAAAAATTAACATTAAAACTTAGTTCATGTAGGGGCTTTAAGGCTTAAGTGGAGTAGGTGTTTAACGTAGTTTCATCTCTTTATTTTTAAGCCTTTAAGGCTTCACTGTCTCAGCCTTTTAGGTATAGGGAAACGTTGACTCCTCGTTTTTACTCCTTTAGAGCGTACAGCCCTCCTTTAAATCGGCTTTTGAAAGGAGTGCTTCAATCTTAGATAGATGCCTAGCAATCCTTATGGTTTGCCAGCTTACCCTTACGACCCTCCCCTTCTCTACTACGTAGTGCTCAGCCGGAACATTCGCTTTAACCAGCTTTAAGGCTTGATCAACAGCCATATGGAGCTGTAGACAATGCGGTGATCCGTCAAGGGTTAAAACTGTTAAGCTGATTGGGCTATTAACCTTAAGGATTGTTGCCAGCTTAAAGCCAACCACATTCATATGTGCCTCCTCAAGGCAAACATGTAAGCAAACCTTATCATCGCCAACGGCGTCTAGAACGTCAGGCTCCTCCTCCCTTAAACATGAACCGCACAGTAAAAGTTTTTGACTGGTAAGCGTATGGCTTTTAACGTTGGTCGATAGTAAGGGTAAATACTTCAATAACCCCAAGCCTAACACCGTATATAGTTCTCATCATACATATTAAAGCCTAAGGCTTCTAAACGAAGAAGCCAAGTAACGCTTACCCTCGCAAGCATCCCTCAGGGTTAAAAAAGTATCGGTAAGGATTGCCTCTAAGCTGAAAGGTTCCCGCTTACCCGCGTTCCTCTAAACACGTTAAACGGCTCCTCCTGTTAACTTTTTATATAGGACCCCTTCACTCTAAGAACATGGTGGGGCCGTAGTCTAGCTAGGTATGACGACATTGCGACCACAACGTTAAGGGCTCCAGAGGCGCAGAAAACATTGATCCGTAAGGGAGATGATTAAACTCTGGAGCGCGCCGAAGAAACCCGTAGGTCGAGGGTTCGAATCCCTCCGGCCCCACCAGTAAATGGGTTTATAACCCTTTTATGCTGCCAAGCTCTACATATCTCCTTAAGAGGGATTAATGGTTTATCTCTCCAATGTCCCCTAGCTTTAAGCTCAGGCCGCCGTCTTCTACAAAACGATTTATATAGGCGTTTTAAACTCCTTATAAAATGGGGCCGTCGCGGCCATAGTGGGAGGGTTCCACCCAGACTCGTCAGATCCTGGAAGTTAAACCTCCCAACGCGCTTCCAAGTACTGGGCTCCGCGAGGGCCCGGGAAAGGAGCGTGCTGCGATGGCCCCTTGAAAGCTTTTAACGCGCCTCGGAAAGTTTTAATAGTAAGCTGAGTAGCGGCAAATAGTCCTAACTTCGGAGAGGTTAGTATTGCCCCTACCCCTTTTAGGCGATCAACAATCATGGATATGGTCCACGTTATCCGTCTTAGCCTTCATACTATTCTTTACGCTTTTCGGTCAACGCCTTCAGGTTTTAATATGGCTTAGGGATATCGAGCGCTCCTTAATCAAATTTGACCTTCTAGCTAAGAAGGGTAAGGAGGCTGCAATTAAAGCTATTAAGGATTTTGGAAAGCCTGAAGTTGATCCTACTCCTGCGCTTAATGATTTCTTAGAGTTCTTCGTTATAGAGCCCGTT
This is a stretch of genomic DNA from Candidatus Nezhaarchaeales archaeon. It encodes these proteins:
- the cutA gene encoding divalent cation tolerance protein CutA → MVAEEWLCLMKSRLDLYPDLEAAIHSLHSYQVPEILAIPDGVVLCDVCGNPIFTPMIMLLVLDGYLWGIICEECRRKYHYDKQLLLWSEYEEKMVRIGEGP
- a CDS encoding DNA-binding protein, with protein sequence MSEEYNEELEEIRRRRLLEYQRQIEEARRREEERRRFEEVKENVLRSILTPEARSRLINVKIVRPDLAERIELHLMQLAQAQRIKAPLTDEQLKELLRVVQSRKIEWRIHRA
- a CDS encoding 30S ribosomal protein S19e, which codes for MSIVKACPPQQLIESLANHLKNNVPEIKPPPWALVVKTGVHKERLPQNPNWWYIRCAAILRKLYLSGRPVGVVRLSTAFGGRMRVGAKGREHFRRGSRSIIRRALQQLEGVGFVVKDGNRGRRLSPKGMSLLDQIAKKVFKEVQRQVPELKKYL
- a CDS encoding 16S rRNA methyltransferase, which translates into the protein MLTLIIAEAALELVPPTLWKYAAVRRSAERRGKPPSEILLDRSLHHVAMRLLSKNEKRGRPDIVHFNLLLALSSPLNKQGLLKVFIHTFNDKVITVDPHVRIPRNYNRFVGLMEQLLLKGRVPPEGEPLLTVKNQTLRELINDINPSSVTILREKGTLTTPWRLADELSNQRTPAIIVGGFPRGDFEEENLKIEAASASIYPQPLDSWTVVSVILNAFEREWRTYEEAQKPENISNAEKH
- a CDS encoding class I SAM-dependent methyltransferase codes for the protein MKFINGILGWKMVEGIPWPFSRLYDRYVNRIFVNWFRRIAQEIMCREISGTILDIGTGPGRLPIEIAKQVANVKVFGIDVSEDMIRIAKRNAEKEGVADKVEFKVGSVYNTGFEDNSVNLVLSTGLIHHLKEPSKAFDEVYRILK
- a CDS encoding class I SAM-dependent methyltransferase, yielding KVGSVYNTGFEDNSVNLVLSTGLIHHLKEPSKAFDEVYRILKRGGEAWMYDGRKDATKAELEETIRSWGIEESLLLPLWIMERIWPYMHIGYKTDVYTSGKVGKAIKESMFKNYDLKMEGAYVRITLKKT
- a CDS encoding AAA family ATPase, which translates into the protein MHREKEKADSSNNLKNFINTFICGLPGSGKATLVKHVIKNLNKKVIVTYIDCPVYQTAYSVLKEILPKSEFALCRSNYELIKELLKYARERRFAICFDNFEKLKEK